CTCAGCCTTGGCTACAGAGTAAGGTACACTTGGCCAGGGCTGGGTGTCTGTGTGTAGCCCCTTTACTGATCTTCTCCCATCCCAGGTCTTGTTTGCCACAGAGACCTTTGCCATGGGTGTTAATATGCCTGCTCGAACAGTGGTGTTTGACTCTATGCGGAAACACGATGGCTCCACCTTCCGGGATCTGCTACCTGGAGAGTATGTGCAGATGGCAGGTCGGGCAGGCCGGAGGGGCCTGGACCCCACCGGCACTGTCATCCTGCTCTGCAAGGGCCGTGTGCCTGAGATGGCAGACCTGCACCGTATGATGATGGTGAGTCAGGGCAGTATGAGGCTGAGCTGGGAGGGCCCCATCTCTGGGGACCTGCTGGATTCTCTCTTCcaaccctcttcccctctctgttctttctacggttgacccttgaacagtgtAGGGTTAGGGGGTACTGACCTCCTGCACAGTCAGATATCCACATACAACTTTTGGCTCCCGAAAAACTTTACTGCTAATAGCCTATACTGTTggctggaagccttaccaataacagaCAGATGATGAACACCTATTCGTATATGTGTTATTTGCTGCATTCGTATAATAAAGCTAGCGATAAGAAAACGTTGTGAAGAAAAttataggagagagaaaatacttAACAGAACTGggcagtatttattgaaaaaaatacacgTGTAGGTAGACCcctattgttcaagggtcaactgtacttttttcttttgcctgggAGAAACCAAGGTCAGAGCAAGCAAATCCAAGGATTAGACTGAATCTCACCCCTTGTGGTCTTTTGTCATTGTGAAGACAGAACTAGGTAAAACCTTTGAGGgtctatttatttagttttgttccCTTATTTTGCAGAGGAGGTGAGTAAGCAGTTTGTCTAGGGTCCCATGGTCACAGCATGGGGACTAGATCTGCTACGGGCAGAGCCGATCCCCAGAGGGCCGGCTGGGTGGCAGCAGGTCCCATGCCAATCTCACTGCTTCTCTGGTGTGGCCCAGGGAAAGCCATCGCAGCTGCAATCTCAGTTCCGCCTCACATACACCATGATCCTGAACCTGCTGCGGGTGGACGCCCTCAGGGTGGAAGACATGATGAAGAGGAGCTTCTCCGAGTTTCCATCCCGCAAGGACAGCAAGGTGAGGAGGTTGGGATGACCAGTATACCCGGCAGCATGTTAGGACAAGGGAAGCCAGGCTGAGAGGTGGATATCTAGAGACCACCTAGAAGGTGGGGTGAAGGTGGGGAACGTGGCGTCCTGGGCCTGGAGACTCTCCTTTCATACCTTGCTACACTTCCACCCAGGCCCATGAACAGGCTCTAGCTGAACTGACCAAGAGACTAGGGACCTTAGAGGAACCTGATACGACTGGCCAACTGGTTGACCTGCCTGAGTATTACAGCTGGGGGGAGGAACTGACAGAGACCCGGAGCCTGATCCAGGTGAATGAGTGTTGTGGGggtgatggaggaagggaggaagagaatgccACACATTGGGTGCTCCTGAACCTAGTCCCAACCTATTCTCAGTGTCCCTGTGATGCTTCCTTCATTATCCCTTTTGTGCATGTCCCCACTCTTCAGCGACGCATCATGGAGTCTGTGAATGGGCTGAAATCTCTCTCAGCAGGAAGGGTGGTGGTTGTGAAGAATCAGGAGTATCATAACACATTGGGTGTTATCCTGCAGGTGAGGGCAATGGAAATTTAGACCCCAGAGGGAGGGAGCCCTATCTCCCACCTTCCTTACTTGGTGGGAGCAATTGTAGTCATAGCAGTgcactcattttcccctcctgccctcctttctctcccattGCCACCACTTCATGCCTACCTCcttgtcctccctgcccccactaccctcctccctcccacccctgaagACTGTTCAGATTGACTTGGCTACCAGTCCATACTGATGGGCTCTGCAGTTGTTCTGTGGTCCCTGCCTGAGGGTGGGGACCTGGTCTCTATCTTTGATGTCCACTCCTCACATtgccctggcctggcctccccACCTACCCTAGGTCTCCTCAAATTCCACCAGCAGGGTGTTTACAACCCTGATCTTGTGTGATAAGCCTGTGTCTGAGGACCCACAGGAGAGGGCACCAGCCACCCCAGATGTGCCCTACCCAGATGACCTTGTGGGATTCAAGCTGTTCCTGCCTGAAGGTGAGCATGGGGCAGATGTCCGGGTTCCTGACAGCAGTGTAGGCAGGATGTTTGGGTCCACGGCAAGGGTTGACCCTGCTCTTCCCTTTTCACAGGGCCCTGTGACCACACAGTGGCCAAGCTCCAGCCAGGAGACATGGCTGCCATCACCACCAAGGTGCTCCGGGTGAATGGGGAGAAGATCTTGGAGGACTTCAGCAAGAGGCAGCAACCAAAATTCAAGTCAGAGATGGCTGGGGAGATCCTTTTCCTGGGGAGGGGACCGTGTAATGGGGTGTAGGGAGGGGTGGTTGGGGTGTCTCCCCAGCCAGAGAAGGCTTCTCTGGAAAGGAACACTGTGCCCTAGGTCTTAAGACCTTGCTCCTTCCTCAGGAAGGATCCTCCCATTGCGGCTGTGACCACTGCTGTCCAGGAACTGCTGCGTTTGGCTCAGGCCTACCCAGCGGGACCCCCTACCCTTGACCCTGTCAATGACCTGCAGCTCAAGGATGTGTCAGTGGTTGAGGGAGGGCTCCGGGCCCGGAAGCTGGAGGAACtgatctggggggctcagtgtgTGCACAGTCCCCGTTTCTCTGCCCAGGTAGAGTCCTGCATGCCAGCTCCCAAGCTCAGAGGGGGAATTTTCCCTTCTGTTATCCTCTAGACCAGCCACCCCATCTCTGCCCTTGTCCTCAGTGCCTTCCTGCCTTGGGGCAAGGGGAAGGCTAACATGCTTCTGCTGCTGGCTTTCTGCAGTACCTGAAGCTGCAGGAGCGAATGCAGATACAGAAGGAGATGGAGCGACTACGTTTCCTGCTGTCAGATCAGTCACTGTTGCTGCTCCCAGAGTATCACCAGCGAgtagaggtgggaggggcaggggtaggggcaggggaCTAGTGACAGAGAAGAGAACAGGCTCCCAACACCTACCATCTTTCTTCAGGTGCTCCGAACCCTGGGTTATGTAGACGAGGCGGGCACCGTGAAGCTGGCAGGGCGGGTGGCTTGTGCCATGAGCAGTCACGAGCTGCTTCTCACTGAGCTCATGTTTGACAACGCTCTGAGTGCCCTGCGGCCAGAAGAGATTGCAGCCCTGCTCTCTGGCCTGGTCTGCCAGagccctggggaccctggggagCAGCTCCCAAGCACCCTCAAACAGGTATGGGACACCCACCCCACTTTCTCTCCCTTGGCTGTGGCATTCCCAATCTCCACCCCCAAGTATTCCCCAGGTGAACCCTCCAGCCCTGTTAAGTGCCTCAAAGAGCTGGAATGGCTTCTTCCTTGATCTGGGGCTCCGCACTCctaaagaaggaaggcagggtcTGAGCCTCTCCTTGGCCATCTGCAGGGAGTGGAACGTGTCCGGGCTGTGGCCAAGCGGATTGGTGAGGTCCAGGTGGCCTGTGGCCTGAACCAGACTGTGGAGGAATTTGTCGGGGAGCTGAATTTTGGGCTGGTGGAGGTGGTGTATGAGTGGGCCCGGGGCATGGTGAGTAACTGGGGCTTTGTGGATGGCTGGCTAGGGGAGAGGCTACCCAGGTCTAACACATTCAGTCCTCACCCTGCTTCCCCCACAGCCCTTCTCTGAGTTGGCAGGGCTGTCGGGGACTCCCGAGGGCCTGGTGGTCCGTTGCATCCAGCGCTTGGCCGAGATGTGTCGCTCGCTGAGGGGGGCGGCCCGCCTGGTAGGAGAACCTGTGCTAGGTGCCAAGATGGAGACGGCAGCTACTTTGCTGCGGAGGGACATCGTCTTTGCGGCCAGCCTATACACTCAGTGAGTGGCCTGTGTAAAAATGTAGTAATAAAACAGCAAACCACCTGTGTGTACTTCAACTGTTGGGCAGGGACAACTCGGCGCAAAAAACACAGCAGGAAGAACCACCTAGAAATAGGCTTTTATCTGTGCACAGGAAGACAGGACCAGCCCCTCTGAAGTCTCAGTTCTTGGGGGAAGGCGTCTTGGGGGGCGATGGGAGGTCTTGTGTCACGGCTTCCACGTACCACGTGGGCAGGAAGGCATAGGGTGCATCTTGATGTTTCGACACTGTGACTGGGCTGCCAGGCTCCCAGGAGAAGAGATAGACAAGCCTAGGGGGCACATGGAGTCACAAGTTGAGGACTGGAGGCAAACTTCTAGGACCCGGAGGGCAGGGACAGATGAATGCCTCACCTGGGGTCGTCCTGGACAACTGTGTTCTGGGCAAAGCTAAGGAAGGCGGCACAGAAGTTCATGCACACGGAGGGATTCCAGCCATCACGGTCATTCTGCAGAGGGCCGAGGAGGAGGCAGAACACAGGCAGTGAAGGTGAGGCCAGAGAAGGGGCAAGGTGGACTGTGACCCGGGACACTGGACCTGTGGTCTTGGTGTGGGGGTATAGGTGGGAGCTGTAACACCACTGCCTTACCCTGACATACTCGAACATCTCCATAGTAGGAAAGGTCTTGAGGGAACAGATGAAACCCTCTGGGTTACGGAAGCCAGCAACGACATTTGGGATGCCCAGAAGGAATGACTGAGCCCACCATTTCAGAAGCTTGTGTCTGTCAGGAAAGGCAAGGGGTCAGTAGGACCCTTCCTCCACCGTCCAGCCTCTTCCCCCAAGTCCAATTTCCAGCTGTCTGTTCTAGGTTCtcaccctgcccacccccatcctgaACCTGTAGAAGCTCCTCCATTGACCAGGGCTGTGCATCTCTTTGGAGGTCTTGAGCTCCACATAGCAGGTGGGGGGCTGTGTGGATGGGGCCTGAGGGTCTATACAGTCTACCTCCCCTGAGAAGAGCAGAGGGTGGTTTCCCAGGCGGCTGCGTAGCACAGAGCAGAAGGCCACATTGGTGTTAACCTCCCCAGAGGGGTCCGGGGAGCTTCCAGGTTTGTCTGCACAAGGAGAGAAGCAGCAACAGGGGTGGGGGCTTTCAGtctctggggaagggggagggggctaCAGAGCAGGGGCAACTCTCACCTGCGCACATGTATTGCTCAAACTTGTACCCCATGTACATAAGCTCTCGGAGGAGGGGTGGCCGGGCAAGCCTCTGGGCCCGAGCTGCCGGCGTCTCTACCTCACTCAGGTACAGTGTCCCCTGGAAGCGGGAGGCCGCCAGCTGCCAGCCCTCCTGCCGCTCATACGGTGTCGTCAGCAATTTTGTCAGGTGCCCTCGCCATGTCACTATGGCCCCTGCCAGCCAGCCTGGACCCCTGAGAGGGAGGAGTTAGAAGCTGAAGGTCTGACACAAGGATTAACTCAGATGACTTCCCCAAAGAATATCCTAAATTCTTTCCAAAGACTGAACTCCAGTTTTCACTCTCCTAATTTTAGAGGGTAGGTGCAGGTCTCTAGATCTACTTGTGTGCTATGCTTTGCTCACCCCTCCAGCTGGCCTCGGTGATCCAGGAGCCAACGTAGCAGGTGATCCAGCCCCTCTCGGATCTCCTCGTCCCTGGGCTGGTATCGATCAGGGTATCCGTCTCTGAGGTCAAAGTTGGGGCCTTGACCATTGGTAGGGGGTGGGCTGTAGTAGCGCAAGGCTTGAGCATCTCCATGGTACTGGCGTTGTGCATCCAGGGAGAAGCAGCCCAGTTCAGAAGGGCGCCGGTAGAAAGGGAAGGGCCCAGAGTACAGGGCGGGGTCTGTGGGCATTGAGGGTGCTGGGCCGGGGAGTTTGTTCCGAGGCTCAGCTACCTCtatgttttcccctcttctcttggTCCCTCTGCGATCCATGAGGTCCTGAGAACTGGGGGGTTGGGAAGTTACCCTTTTACAAAGGAGGCCCGGAAAAGGGGGACTCTGGTTCAGGACTAAGCTGGCCTCCGGATGGCCAGGCTCTGGTCCTGAAACAGAACCAAGGCTAGGTGCACATCCCACCTTTTCCCTTGACTTACACCCCCACCTCCAGATGCTCCAAACTCAGCTGAGGAAGGCTGCCTGGGCTTCAGATCGAGGATCTGGTTACCTCAGAGCCCGCCAACCTCGACCTCTACCTCTGTGGAGCTAAGACGTCACGGCAGGTGAGTCCAGAAGTCGGGGAGGTATGCAAGGGTGGTTTCCGCACTCCTAGACGCAATCATTCGGCGACAGGGACGGGCAGACCCCTCGGGGGCGGGCAGGAGGTGCACTTTACCCGGGGAGGCGGACCACGACCCGGCCGCCCGCAGCCCGCCGCGCCGCCTACGCGTTCCCGTCCCGGAGTGCCAGCGGAGGAAGCCAATCCGAGCAGGCGTGCGGCGGCCCTCCTCCTGGCTGGGCCGAGACGGCGAGTTGACACCTTCCTCGTCCCACGTAGTCCTTCCACCCGGCCGACCGGTCTCCAGGGAGCCCGACGTCACTGCTCTGCGCCGGAAGACGACGTCTTCGCGTCCTCTTCCCTCAACACCGATCTCTTCCCTGGCAACCTGAGACCCCGGGATATGAGCCGGAAGAGACATCGTCTGGTCCCGGACTCCTTTGGGCTGAAGAGGCGGCGGGAACAGGGGCAGGCTGAGGCGGACCCCCTCAGGGGCGAGTCAGGTAGGCGTGGCAACCCTGTGCCGAGGCGGAAGGGCCCTGCTGGGAGCCGCCTTGCCCGCCGGCTCGCTTGACGGGAgcgccgcgccccccgcccccttcccgtCACGGTGACCGGGTCTCTCCGCCTAGGGTCCGCGCGCGCGGCCGTCGCCGAGCTGGTGCAGCTGTTCCCGCGCGGCCTGTTCGAGGACGCGCTGCCGCCCATCGCGCTGAGGAGCCAGGTGTACAGCCTCGTGCCCGACCGGACGGCGGCCGACCGGCAGCTGGTGAGGGGCGTCGGAGCGACGGACGGAAGCCGCTTCCCTGCCTCGAGCGCGCTCCCGAGGGCCCCCATCACTCAGACACCCGGGCGGTCAGCCAGCCGCTCTGCGGTTCTGCAGGCGTCAGGTCTCCCCAGGCCGGGCACTACGGGGCCTAGGAAAATGCCACAGACCCTGTTAAAAGACCCGCCGGCAGTAGAGAGCATGCCACATCGTGGAAGTGGAAGAACTAATCtcttggggaaactgagtcaccgGGCATAGTTGGAGCTTTACAGCGCTGGGAATGCAGGCAGACGTCAGATTGCCGCAGACCTTGTGCATCAGTGTTGTTTCTGCCTTACACCGAAGGCGAGGAGCTAGGAGAGAATGTTGACCAGCAGAAGGAACGGGTGTTGTGTGGATTGGGGGGAGTGAGATGAGGCAGGGAGATGGGCTCGGAAGACAATGCGGCAGAGAACTGGTGAAGTTCTAAATTAGGGAAGTGTAGTAGGGAGGGCGAGGATGGGTGGAGGTGAGGGATGTGGACAGTGGGAAGAGGAGTCAGGGATAACTCAGGTTTTCTCGATGACAGACATGAGTGGTGAGTGAACAGAGTAGGAGGACGCTGAGTTGTTGGGGCAGATGACATGTTTGATTTTGTACGAGTTGGAGGTGCATGGGGAACATCCAAAGGCAAGTGTGTTGGATATGAGGGACTGGAGGGAATTCTGGGCCAGTGCTGTAGAATTGAAGTCATTGAGATGTGAGCAGTGGTTCAGTCTGTGGATGTGGGTGAGATTGGGTAGGAAGAGTGAGTAGAGGGGTAACTTTTAAcctttttataaactttaaaagataatgaaagcTATGGCTCTTTCTCTCTAGAAAAATGCATATATGCCCCATACATACAAGGTATATGTGCGGTTTTTCACAGATCCTCTGGAGTCCAAGGTTAAGGACCTCAAGTGTAGAGTGAAAGGGCCAAATCTATAAAGCTGAGAGATAACCGCATTtaaggcagtgtttctcaaagtacgTCCTGAGTTTTacctgtatcagaatcacctactattaaaaaaaaaaaaatttaactgggCTGCTTATTCAAAAATACAAGTTCTTGGGACTCACCTAAGGCTAACCGATTAAAATCTCTTGAGGTAGGACCTGGGAACCTACATTTTTGAATTACTGTCCCATGTGATTCCTAGTGATGTAAGGGgaaagcagaggaagaggagtCTGTGGAAGAGGCTGAGAAGGAATTGCTAGAGGTAGGAGGAACCCAGGAATAGGCCTATTGAGAAAGCAAATAGATTTTTCAAGGAGGTGGAGTAGTTGGCAGTGTTAGAACCTGTGGTTTAAGGCAATGGTTGGTAAAGAGATCAAGTAAAATAATGTCCAAAGTCTGTCCATTGGTTTAGCAGGCGGAAAATTAATGGCAACCTgtcaggaggaagagaggaaagaaaaggaagatggagaCTAGCTCCAGTTTCATGAGGAAGTGAGTTAGATGGAACCACTCCTTATagagtatttgttctttttagttTACTGATGTTagcctaaattttaaaaaaagctttaaaaattgcacaaaggaaaatataaacacacacacacacacactttacagAATGTTTATAAAGCAGATACCCATTTAACTACCACCCAGGGCAGACTACAGAACACAGCCAGTATCCACATACATCACTCTCCAGTCAACATGACTTTTGTCCCTGGGAGGTAACTGTGATCCTGACTGATGTGATAATTGTTccttggattttctatataccaCCTATGTGTTTACCTGTAAACAACATGgctcagttttattcattttggatcTTGATCTAAACAAAAtcctattgtatgtatgtatttatatcttaTTAGATGAATACTTTTGAGATTCTTCTCAGTTTCACATAGCTACAGTAAATTTCatagatttctattttataaatatgtcctgttttttctgttctagggaaaaaagttttatgtttataggaatttgtTAATTTATCatctgaattttcaaatttattggtgtAAAGTTCATTTTATTGTCTATTGGATGTGTAGTGATTacccttttctcattctttttattgactATCTGtgctttttctagttccttcccCCATTTTCTTGATCAGTCTCACCCGTGGCTTATCAGTTTTAATAATCTTTCAATGAATTAATGTTTAGCTTTGTTACTCTCTCATATGCATTCTATTTTATGAATGTGTCCCCTCTACTGTTGGTTTATtttacttccccccccccccccccattagttTCATCGTCTCCTCCTTTCTAGTATATGCTTGTCAGGTTGTAGTTTATCTTAAGTACATGCAGATGTATATAGTTTGGGCacatattttagttattattcagcttaaaatatgttttaatttcttttgtgatttttttctttgaccaagAGTTAATTATAAATGTATGTCTTAATTTGAAGCATTTTCATATTACCTCGTTGTTACTGATTTCTGACACAAATGGT
The nucleotide sequence above comes from Panthera tigris isolate Pti1 chromosome B2, P.tigris_Pti1_mat1.1, whole genome shotgun sequence. Encoded proteins:
- the SKIV2L gene encoding helicase SKI2W isoform X2, which gives rise to MCLGLQRAQKWQRKMDPWSLLATLGAPVPSDLQAQRHPTTGQILGYKEVLLENTNLSATTSLSLRRPPGPVSQSLWGNPTQYPFWPGGMDEPTITDLSTREEAEEEIDFEKDLLTVPPGFKKGVDFAPKDHPAPAPGLLSLSRLLEPLDLGGGDEDESEAVGQPGIPRGDTVSAPPCSASLARASSLEDLVLKEASTAESPPEPPKPLPQEQWAIPVDVTSPVGDFYRLIPQPAFQWAFEPDVFQKQAILHLEQHDSVFVAAHTSAGKTVVAEYAIALAQKHMTRTIYTSPIKALSNQKFRDFRNTFGDVGLLTGDVQLHPEASCLIMTTEILRSMLYSGSDVIRDLEWVIFDEVHYINDAERGVVWEEVLIMLPDHVSIILLSATVPNALEFADWIGRLKRRQIYVISTVARPVPLEHYLFTGNSPKTQGELFLLLDSRGAFHTKGYYAAVEAKKERMSKHAQTFGAKQPTHQGGPAQDRGVYLSLLASLRTRAQLPVVVFTFSRGRCDEQASSLTSLDLTTSSEKSEIHLFLQRCLARLRGSDRQLPQVLHMSELLHRGLGVHHSGILPILKEIVEMLFSRGLVKVLFATETFAMGVNMPARTVVFDSMRKHDGSTFRDLLPGEYVQMAGRAGRRGLDPTGTVILLCKGRVPEMADLHRMMMGKPSQLQSQFRLTYTMILNLLRVDALRVEDMMKRSFSEFPSRKDSKAHEQALAELTKRLGTLEEPDTTGQLVDLPEYYSWGEELTETRSLIQRRIMESVNGLKSLSAGRVVVVKNQEYHNTLGVILQVSSNSTSRVFTTLILCDKPVSEDPQERAPATPDVPYPDDLVGFKLFLPEGPCDHTVAKLQPGDMAAITTKVLRVNGEKILEDFSKRQQPKFKKDPPIAAVTTAVQELLRLAQAYPAGPPTLDPVNDLQLKDVSVVEGGLRARKLEELIWGAQCVHSPRFSAQYLKLQERMQIQKEMERLRFLLSDQSLLLLPEYHQRVEVLRTLGYVDEAGTVKLAGRVACAMSSHELLLTELMFDNALSALRPEEIAALLSGLVCQSPGDPGEQLPSTLKQGVERVRAVAKRIGEVQVACGLNQTVEEFVGELNFGLVEVVYEWARGMPFSELAGLSGTPEGLVVRCIQRLAEMCRSLRGAARLVGEPVLGAKMETAATLLRRDIVFAASLYTQ
- the DXO gene encoding decapping and exoribonuclease protein, with amino-acid sequence MDRRGTKRRGENIEVAEPRNKLPGPAPSMPTDPALYSGPFPFYRRPSELGCFSLDAQRQYHGDAQALRYYSPPPTNGQGPNFDLRDGYPDRYQPRDEEIREGLDHLLRWLLDHRGQLEGGPGWLAGAIVTWRGHLTKLLTTPYERQEGWQLAASRFQGTLYLSEVETPAARAQRLARPPLLRELMYMGYKFEQYMCADKPGSSPDPSGEVNTNVAFCSVLRSRLGNHPLLFSGEVDCIDPQAPSTQPPTCYVELKTSKEMHSPGQWRSFYRHKLLKWWAQSFLLGIPNVVAGFRNPEGFICSLKTFPTMEMFEYVRNDRDGWNPSVCMNFCAAFLSFAQNTVVQDDPRLVYLFSWEPGSPVTVSKHQDAPYAFLPTWYVEAVTQDLPSPPKTPSPKN